The following nucleotide sequence is from Aestuariirhabdus haliotis.
GTCGCCGTACGATGGCTCTTGTAGACCGGCATGCTGTAGGTTTCCGGGAAACGCTTGAACAAGGCGATCTGGCCCGGGCTCAGCTTATCGGCATACTGCTCATAGTTTTGCGCCGTAATGGTGAACTCCGGCTGCTCATCGGCAAATGGATCGGCCAGGGAGCCATCATCGAAGAAGGGGGCGTACTCACTGCGCAAACCACCTTCCCACTTGGGAATAGAACCATCGGCATTACCACCGCGCTCGGCGCCCAAAGGAGTCAGGTCGGTATTCAGGCGCGCCGCCTCCTCAGGAGATACGGCCGCCATCACACTGGCGCTCATCAAAGTCAGCGCTACTGCACCGGCACCGATTATTTTTTTATGATTGATCATTATTTTTATTCTCCGTAATCCGTTTCTTAGAAGGTCATACCAACACTGGCCGCGAAGAAGTCACGATCCTGAGTTGTGTTGTACTTGCCATCGAAGAAATCGGTAAAGGAAACACTGGCGTTATAGGTGTTCAGGTAATCCGCACGTAAGGCAACAGAGACCGCTTTACGATCCTCGAGGAAGTTGGTGTTAGGGGAAAAACCATCAACATCGTGCTGCCAAGCCAGGGAAGGCTTCAGGTTAATACCAGCAAAAACATCGTTATATTCCCAAGTTGCACGAGCACGATAACCCCAGGAAAAATCGGTTACAAAACCTTCATCTTCACAGTAGTTGTTTTGTCCGCCACTCAGGCTAGTTGCCAAGCCATCACAAGTACTAACTCCTGGTGCCAGAAAGCCATTCAAAGGTCCTGTTCCAAAGACCGGATCTCGACCATAACGCAGGTCACTTGAATCATCTAAACCACCAACCCAATTCGCACCCACTTCACCAACTAGCGATAACCGGCTAGCGCCCATCACCTGATCGAAGAAGTGGATCGCTGTTAACTGAGCTTGAGTCACCTCTTTACGCACATAGCCATGCACTGTTTCACCTGGACTACCATTTATTAAGGAAACGTTCCCCAAAGCACCACCAAGATAAGCGCTAGAAGCAAGCCCAGAGAAAAGAACATCTGTAGTATTTAAGCCTATAGGGGAATTAGGGCGATAACTCACCTCACCACTAACAGCAGTAGTTCCCAACGTTGTCGCAAAACTCAACCCATAGAGGCGAATATCCTCTGCGTACTCCATGAAATATTCTGAATTACCCGCAATAACTACCCTACCGCTAGGATCACCAATCGCATTGGCTATATCATAAACATCCTGACTTGCTCCGACACCACTAAGCACAGGAGTGCGACTATGATAGTGAATAAAGTAGGCACCAAACTCGGTATCGTTTAATTCCGGCACATACCAACGAAGAGCGGCTCCCCATTGCCCACTGTCACTGGGTTCATCGTTTTTAACTCTAGGAACGATTGTACCTTCGGCACCACCACTAATGCTGTAATCACCCGTTAATCCTAAACCACCGGCAGTAGCTGCAATACCCGCATTAAGAGCAGCAACATCAGCATCTGTTAATGGCGCTAGTACTGTTAAATTATCATTACAGCCTTGGGCCGCCACATCGGGCCCAGAGAAGAAAGTACCACAGTTGTCCAGCGTGGTGGGTTCCCATTCAAACTGATAAAAGGCTTCAAAACTCAGGTTATCGGTAATTCCCTGCTGCACATAGAGCATAGGTACGGGCATCAACCCTTCCTTGATTTCGGCGCCGGGCTTACGGAAGGCCGAAACATCGACAGGGTTGATACTATTGATAGAGTTTTGAATAAAAGTTGATTCACCCCAGCTAACCACCTGATTACCCAAGCGCACACTACCGGGCTGCTCTAAAAACTCATAGTTGTGCCATGCATAATAATCCAGGAATTCGGCACCTTTGGTTTGCGCCAGGCTGCGACGGCCCTTGTCGCTGATATTTTTAAATTCGGTATCGCGACGCTGCTCAAAGTCATACCAATATTTGCCTCGAACAAAAACACCGCTGTCGCCGTAGGTTAGCTCCAGATCATGAATACCCTTGACCACCTCGGATACACGCTGGCCCTTTTTATAGTTCAGGTGGTTATCGTCAGTGGTTTGCGACAGACCCGCACCACCATTGTTGGCACCGATATAATCCTTATCCGGATTGGACGCCGCCCAAGTAATACCGTAAGAAATATTGGAGTCGAAGGTACCTTCGATCTCGCCATCCATCAGTTCAAAACTAACTGCTTGGGCCTGGGTCGACAGCACCGCTGCAGTCACCGCCGCCGCCAGCGGAAGGCGGGCTACCTGGTGCCAGGCGCGTGAGGAATTACGCATACTCATTGGACACTACTCCATTTGTTTTTATGATTGTTGTCATGGTTGTTATTAAGGCGTTTTTCGCCTCTTTTATTGTTATAAAATGCAGCTATTGAAAGCCGATCTCGACGTTCGATAACCTTTAATCTGAGATCCCTCCCCTATTGTGCTCCCACTATAGACCTTCAGGTTTGGCCAATTAATCATCCTAAAGAGTGAAAACCACCGCCAATTGAAAAAACCGCCATAAATCACACCGAAGACAGGAAGGCACCATCACCTTTCAGGTACTCGGCATAGTCGGCACGAATCTGCTTTTTGTTGAGTTTGCCGACGCTGGTCTTGGGGATCGACTCCACCACAGCCACCTGGGTTGGAATCGCCCATTTGTTAATACGCCCCTCCTCGACATAGCGCTTGAGGTGATCCTTGATGCTCGCCGCATCAACCTCTTCGCCCGGATGGACCACCACCAGCGCAAAGGGGCGCTCATCCCACTGGGGATCGGGCACTCCGACCACGGCCACTTCGGAAATGGCCGGATGCAGGCTCATCAAACCTTCCAGATCGAGAGAAGAGATCCACTCACCGCCGGTTTTAATGACATCCTTGATACGGTCACGAATCCGGACCGTACCCAACTCATCGATAGTGGCAACGTCACCGGTGTGCAACCAACCATTGGCCCAAAGCTCTTCGCTCTTTTCCGGCTCCTTAAAGTAGCCCTGAGTCAGCCAGGGTGCGCGGGCGACAATCTCCCCCACAGACTCACCATCATGGGGTTGGACATTGCCTTCCGCGTCAACCACTTCCAGCTGCACCAGGGGCACAGGGATACCGGCGGCGATACGATAGTCAATCTGCTGATCGTCGGTCAGCTCTTCACGTAATGTCTCGGTGACATAGGCGCCGCAGAGCAACGGGCAGGTTTCCGACATGCCGTAGGCGGCGGATAATTGCACGCCTTTATTGAGCGCTGCCAAGGCCAAGCCTTTATTCAGGGCCGAGCCACCAATCAACACTTTCCAGCCATCGAAGTTGGCTTGCTGGGCGCGGGAGCAACCCAGGATCATCTGAATAATGGCCGGCACGCAGTGGGAATAGGTCACCCCTTCACGCTGTTGCAGATCCACCAGCAAGTCCGGCTCGTAACGCCCCGGATAAACCTGCTTGACACCCAACATGGTTGCCACATAGGGCACCCCCCAGGCGTGGACATGAAACATCGGCGTGACCGGCATATAGACATCATCCGAATTCATCAGTGGCGAGCGACCTAAAGCGCCAAGGGTCGCCGTTTCTACCAAGGTATGAAGCACCAGTTGGCGATGGGTAAAGTAAACCCCCTTGGGATTACCGGTGGTGCCAGTAGTATAAAAGGTGGTGGCAACACTGTTTTCGTCAAAATCGGGGAAATCACAATGGGGCGCTTGTTGCGCCAACAGGGCTTCGTATTCACCCACAAAGGGCAAACCTGTTGGAGGGCTTGCGCCTTCGCTATCGCTGATCAGCATATAGCTTTCGACGGTCTCGAACTGGGACTGCATTCCCTCTAGCAGAGGAAGGAATTCATCATTCACCAGAATCATCTTGTCTTCGGCGTGGTTAACGGTGTAGATAATCTGGTCCGGTGACAGGCGCACATTGATGGTGTGGATGATCGCGCCGATCATGGGAATAGCAAACATCGCCTCCAGATAACGGTGGCTGTCCCATTCCATCACCGCCACCACATCACCCGGTCCTATACCGGATGCCTTCAGGGCGTTGGCAAGACGGCAGATGCGTTCGTTCAATGTTTTATAGTCGTAGCGCACCTGATCACGATAGACAATCTCACGCCCCGCCTCGTAGCGACGACCGGATAGCAACAACTGCTTGATTAATAAGGGGTAGGGATAGGCGGAGGGAGTTGGCTCAAGGACACGGGTTTGGGTCATAGGTTTGCTCTTATTGTTGTTATTACTTACGCGGCCACCGGACTCTGCCAGTTTCCAAGCCAAGCTTTGCGCTACAGGTTTGACTCTAATGACATCACTATATCCAGCGCCCCCTTTCCTCCCTATCGCCATAAAGTATGATTTTCGAACCGCAAGGAATGATTCAAAACCGGAAGCGGGCCAATTTTGATACCATAGACTCATCCCTGTACCGCCACTAATAACATCGGGCCAACCCCGAGCATGGTGCAGCCTTTCTCAATACAATTCAGGAGCAAACAAGATGTCAGATGATTGCGTAGTCATTGTCAGCGGGGCACGTACCCCTATGGGTGGTTTTCAGGGCAGTTTGGCGAGCGTCAGCGCACCAGAATTGGGCTCTATCGCGATTGCCGAGGCGGTCAGCCGCGCCGGAGTTGATGCCAACGATGTACAGGAAGTGATTATGGGTTGCGTGCTACCGGCCGGCCTGAAGCAGGGCCCCGCCCGACAGGCATCTTTGAAGGCTGGTCTACCCGAAGCAACCGGCTGCACCACCATCAACAAGCTTTGCGGTTCGGGCATGAAAGCCACCATGCTGGCTCACGACCTGATCAAAGCGGGCACGAACAACATTATGGTCGCTGGCGGCATGGAGAGCATGAGCAATGCACCCTACGTACTACCCAAGGTTCGCGATGGTTTGCGTATGGGCCACGGCGAGGTCAAAGACCATATGTTCCTGGATGGCCTGGAGGACGCCGAAACAGGTCGCTTGATGGGCTCCTTCGCCCAGGAAGTAGCTGACCGTTACAGCATCACCCGGGAAGAGATGGATGCCTTTGCCATCGAGTCCCTTCAGCGAGCTCAGCGTGCCATTGATGCCGGCGACCTCAAGGCCGAGATTGTTCCCGTGACCGTAAAAAGCCGCAAAACTGAAACCGTCGTGGCTGACGACGAACAACCTCACAACGCCAATATCGGCAAAATCCCTCAGCTGCGACCCGCCTTTGCCAAAGATGGCTCCATTACCGCAGCCAATTCCAGCTCCATCTCCGACGGTGCTTCGGCGCTGGTGTTGATGCTCGAATCGGAAGCCAAGCAACGCGGCCTGAAGCCTTTGGCCCGTATCGTTGGGCACAGCACCCATTCCCAGCACCCATCAGAGTTTACCATTGCCCCGGTTGGCGCCATGGAGAAGCTGTTTACCAAAACCGGCTGGAGCAAAGCGGATGTTGATCTGTTTGAGATCAACGAAGCCTTCGCCATGGTCACCATGCTGGCAATGCGGGAACATGGGCTTGATCACAGCAAGGTTAACGTCAACGGCGGTGCTTGCGCCCAGGGCCATCCGGTGGGATCGACCGGCTCACGCATTATCATCAGCCTGATTTACGCACTGAAACAACAGGGTAAAAAGCGTGGTGTGGCCTCGTTGTGTATCGGCGGCGGAGAAGCTACCGCAATGGCCATCGAGCTCGTATAAGGTTTCGGCCTAGACAATGGCTGACAGGGACGTCAGCCATAAGGTTCTCGGCGCATCTTACCGAAACGTGGCTGCCATCCTTACCTGATTCGGTCTGATTACTTCTGTTCTGGACTGCTACCGGCTTTCCTGATTCACGCAACTTGCTTACTTTTACCCTGGATCGTTACCGCCGCCTGTGGCTCACGCGACGACCGACAGGGACGTCGGAAGTATCGGTTTTGCAGGAGCAAAAAGCGATCTACTTATATCTACCTTGGATCGCTGCTGCCCTCCCTGGCTCACGCGATCTACTTACATCCTGTAAGCAAAAAAAAAGGAACCGCGTGGCGGTTCCTTTTCTATATGGTGGGTCGTGGGCGACTCGAACGCCCGACCAATTGGTTAAAAGCCAACTGCTCTACCAACTGAGCTAACGACCCGAAAAATGGTCGGGGTAGAGAGATTCGAACTCCCGACATCCTGCTCCCAAAGCAGGCGCGCTACCAGACTGCGCTATACCCCGAAATGGCTCCCCGAGCTGGACTCGAACCAGCGACCCAATGATTAACAGTCATTTGCTCTACCAACTGAGCTATCGGGGAACTACACAAGACTTCCGGCCCCATAAATGGGTCACCCTCAACCTTGGAGCGCGCATATTACCTTAGCCAGCTCGAGAGTCAACCCCTTTACCAGGCATTCTCACGGAGATTCTTCCCCCATCCTCCAGCTAGACCTTTATCTCATGGATGTTCGATAAAAGTTGGCTAGAGCCTTGGATTATTAAGGCATATACTGGCGCAAATGGTTCTGCATCGCAGCAGGCAGGCCGTTACGAGGGAGCTTTATAATGAACTACTATAAAAAAAGAGACTTTTGACCAAAAAAGTCTCGCATAACAACAGGGAATACCATGAGAGAAACTGAGCCGCCCAAGGTTGTCAGCCTGCAAAGCCGGAAGGAGAATCTGGATCATATCCAGCCGCGCTTCCAGCAGCTCATTCAAGACTGCCGTAAAATCACCATGAACAGTACGGCCAGTTTGCTCGCCGAAATGTTCGAAAACATCGACGATGCTCTATTCGATGCGGCTGAAAAAGCAGAAAACAACTCCATCCAAACCCTGTTTTTTGACAGCATGCGGGAGGTGCGACTCAAGCGCCCCCAGGCAGAGCGGGTCTTCCATCAGGAGATTTCCCAGCTCTTTACCGACTTTATCGAATCGCGCCCAAAGATGAGCGGGCAACAAGACGATAGCCAAAATGTCGATGCAGAAGATCTGTCGCTGGTTCAGAACGAAGCTTATGAAGAATCCCTGGTCGTCACCAACATGGCCACCAAGGTTAATGGGCGCTGCACCGAAGCCCTGTATGCACTGAACCAAAGACTCTCAATTGTTATTAATGGCGATAAGGTGGACGAGGGTAGCAATCCGGTGGCCGCCAAGAAAATCGCCACCAGCTTCTGCAAAGCCCTGGAAGCACTGGAGACCCACAAGCGTATTCAGGAAATCCTGTACCAGCTGTTCGACGAATACGTTATGACGGGCCTGGATGCGATTTACGATGACTTGAACAAACGCCTGATTCAAGCGGATGTCTTGCCTAACCTGAAGTTTTCTGCCCGCCAATACGCGGAAAGCCAGGGGGCAAAACGACACCTGGACATCACCGATGCCGGCAAGGATGACGCTGAAGGCCCTGACGAATCTGAAGGCCATGCCCCGGTGCCGAGTCAACCCC
It contains:
- a CDS encoding fatty acid--CoA ligase, with protein sequence MTQTRVLEPTPSAYPYPLLIKQLLLSGRRYEAGREIVYRDQVRYDYKTLNERICRLANALKASGIGPGDVVAVMEWDSHRYLEAMFAIPMIGAIIHTINVRLSPDQIIYTVNHAEDKMILVNDEFLPLLEGMQSQFETVESYMLISDSEGASPPTGLPFVGEYEALLAQQAPHCDFPDFDENSVATTFYTTGTTGNPKGVYFTHRQLVLHTLVETATLGALGRSPLMNSDDVYMPVTPMFHVHAWGVPYVATMLGVKQVYPGRYEPDLLVDLQQREGVTYSHCVPAIIQMILGCSRAQQANFDGWKVLIGGSALNKGLALAALNKGVQLSAAYGMSETCPLLCGAYVTETLREELTDDQQIDYRIAAGIPVPLVQLEVVDAEGNVQPHDGESVGEIVARAPWLTQGYFKEPEKSEELWANGWLHTGDVATIDELGTVRIRDRIKDVIKTGGEWISSLDLEGLMSLHPAISEVAVVGVPDPQWDERPFALVVVHPGEEVDAASIKDHLKRYVEEGRINKWAIPTQVAVVESIPKTSVGKLNKKQIRADYAEYLKGDGAFLSSV
- a CDS encoding acetyl-CoA C-acyltransferase, with the translated sequence MSDDCVVIVSGARTPMGGFQGSLASVSAPELGSIAIAEAVSRAGVDANDVQEVIMGCVLPAGLKQGPARQASLKAGLPEATGCTTINKLCGSGMKATMLAHDLIKAGTNNIMVAGGMESMSNAPYVLPKVRDGLRMGHGEVKDHMFLDGLEDAETGRLMGSFAQEVADRYSITREEMDAFAIESLQRAQRAIDAGDLKAEIVPVTVKSRKTETVVADDEQPHNANIGKIPQLRPAFAKDGSITAANSSSISDGASALVLMLESEAKQRGLKPLARIVGHSTHSQHPSEFTIAPVGAMEKLFTKTGWSKADVDLFEINEAFAMVTMLAMREHGLDHSKVNVNGGACAQGHPVGSTGSRIIISLIYALKQQGKKRGVASLCIGGGEATAMAIELV
- a CDS encoding DUF1302 domain-containing protein translates to MTAAVLSTQAQAVSFELMDGEIEGTFDSNISYGITWAASNPDKDYIGANNGGAGLSQTTDDNHLNYKKGQRVSEVVKGIHDLELTYGDSGVFVRGKYWYDFEQRRDTEFKNISDKGRRSLAQTKGAEFLDYYAWHNYEFLEQPGSVRLGNQVVSWGESTFIQNSINSINPVDVSAFRKPGAEIKEGLMPVPMLYVQQGITDNLSFEAFYQFEWEPTTLDNCGTFFSGPDVAAQGCNDNLTVLAPLTDADVAALNAGIAATAGGLGLTGDYSISGGAEGTIVPRVKNDEPSDSGQWGAALRWYVPELNDTEFGAYFIHYHSRTPVLSGVGASQDVYDIANAIGDPSGRVVIAGNSEYFMEYAEDIRLYGLSFATTLGTTAVSGEVSYRPNSPIGLNTTDVLFSGLASSAYLGGALGNVSLINGSPGETVHGYVRKEVTQAQLTAIHFFDQVMGASRLSLVGEVGANWVGGLDDSSDLRYGRDPVFGTGPLNGFLAPGVSTCDGLATSLSGGQNNYCEDEGFVTDFSWGYRARATWEYNDVFAGINLKPSLAWQHDVDGFSPNTNFLEDRKAVSVALRADYLNTYNASVSFTDFFDGKYNTTQDRDFFAASVGMTF